One part of the Arabidopsis thaliana chromosome 4, partial sequence genome encodes these proteins:
- a CDS encoding hypothetical protein (DUF3287) (Protein of unknown function (DUF3287); CONTAINS InterPro DOMAIN/s: Protein of unknown function DUF3287 (InterPro:IPR021704); BEST Arabidopsis thaliana protein match is: Protein of unknown function (DUF3287) (TAIR:AT5G35603.2); Has 32 Blast hits to 32 proteins in 2 species: Archae - 0; Bacteria - 0; Metazoa - 0; Fungi - 0; Plants - 32; Viruses - 0; Other Eukaryotes - 0 (source: NCBI BLink).) produces the protein MANEGVSLICPLDLGIPLFLYGDSFDPTSVLFPHYVFYFPPKDKKESYDFADKVIEKHRRACDERQHLGLKRQTLEARIAQMERKMYLGSQGRVPDPNRVPVKVIPFDSEEGDEEEDINTWKRVKTNPRWATKPRRPLQNMEIDLYSTETVPDHSADGMIREEVPKVPDQRPPLPRGYFRSEIWTPCTLIKDLPERDQ, from the exons ATGGCAAATGAAGGAGTGTCTCTTATCTGCCCCCTCGACCTAGGCATCCCTCTGTTCTTATACGGTGACAGTTTCGACCCGACCAGTGTCCTCTTCCCTCACTATGTCTTCTACTTTCCTCCAAAGgataaaaaagaatcatacgATTTTGCGGACAAG GTCATTGAGAAGCACCGTCGTGCTTGCGACGAGAGGCAGCATCTAGGCCTTAAAAGGCAGACGCTCGAAGCTCGCATCGCGCAGATGGAGAGGAAA ATGTATCTTGGCAGCCAAGGTCGGGTCCCTGATCCCAATCGCGTACCAGTCAAAGTAATTCCCTTTGACAGCGAAGAGggcgatgaagaagaggatatAAACACCTGGAAGCGTGTAAAAACGAACCCAAGGTGGGCGACAAAACCGAGGCGTCCACTTCAAA ATATGGAGATCGACCTTTACAGTACGGAGACTGTGCCAGATCACTCCGCAGACGGAATGATACGGGAAGAAGTTCCAAAAGTTCCGGACCAACGACCCCCTCTTCCTCGCGGATACTTTCGCTCTGAAATTTGGACTCCGTGCACGCTAATCAAAGATCTTCCAGAAAGAGACCAATAA